One window of the Scyliorhinus torazame isolate Kashiwa2021f chromosome 24, sScyTor2.1, whole genome shotgun sequence genome contains the following:
- the LOC140400133 gene encoding histone H2B-like, which produces MADEKKPTSKPASKKGAKKVIKKPAVKGGKKRRKSRKESYSIYIYKVMKQVHPDTGISSKAMSIMNSFVNDIFERIAGEASRLAHYNKRRTISSREIQTAVRLLLPGELAKHAVSEGTKAVTKYTSSK; this is translated from the coding sequence atggctgacgagaagaaaccaacatcgaaaccagcttccaagaagggagccaagaaagtcattaagaaaccggcagtcaagggcggcaagaagcggcgaaagtcgaggaaggagagttactccatctacatctacaaagtgatgaagcaggttcaccccgacaccggcatctcctccaaggccatgagcatcatgaactcgtttgtcaacgatattttcgagcgcatcgcgggtgaggcttcccgcctggcccattacaataaGCGCagaaccatcagctcccgggagatccagaccgccgtgcgcctgctgctgcccggggaactggccaagcacgccgtgtcggaagggacaaaggcggtgaccaagtacaccagctccaagtaa
- the LOC140400134 gene encoding histone H2B 7-like, whose amino-acid sequence MVEDKKAPAPKKGAKKTQKKVPVKGNKKRRRARKESYSIYINKVMKQVHPDTGISTKAMSIMNSFVNDIFERIAGEASRLAHYNKRSTISSREIQTAVRLLLPGELAKHAVSEGTKAVTKYTSSK is encoded by the coding sequence ATGGTTGAAGACAAGAAAGCTCCAGCTCCCAAGAAGGGCGCTAAGAAAACCCAGAAGAAGGTACCAGTGAAGGGCAACAAGAAGAGGAGACGagccaggaaggagagttactccatctacatcaacaaagtgatgaagcaggttcaccccgacaccggcatctccaccaaggccatgagcatcatgaactccttcgtcaacgatatttttgagcgcatcgcgggtgaggcttcccgcctggcccattacaacaagcgcagcaccatcagctcccgggagatccagaccgccgtgcgcctgctgctgcccggggaactggccaagcacgccgtgtcggaagggacaaaggcggtgaccaagtacaccagctccaagtaa